The proteins below come from a single Gehongia tenuis genomic window:
- a CDS encoding Rad52/Rad22 family DNA repair protein, which produces MDAATIKARLQAPFAPDELEWRVGATSGDKSKGMALAYVTNRAIQNRLDDVFGPFGWRNEYQQWQGKSQLCGISVYDAEKGEWVTKWDGADNTEFESTKGGLSDAMKRAAYQWGIGRYLYKLDAKWVPIKPVGNKSYTLAGPPPALPAWALPEGYKSQPRQRQEPPKCEECGSHIRPTSKSTVEELIQYGREHYAAQLCVECMKKRLEASKSESA; this is translated from the coding sequence ATGGACGCCGCAACGATCAAGGCCCGGCTGCAAGCCCCTTTTGCCCCGGATGAGCTGGAATGGCGGGTGGGCGCAACCAGTGGCGACAAGAGCAAGGGAATGGCCCTGGCCTATGTGACCAACAGGGCGATCCAAAACCGGCTGGATGATGTGTTTGGGCCCTTCGGGTGGCGCAATGAGTATCAGCAATGGCAGGGCAAGAGCCAGCTGTGCGGGATCAGCGTATATGATGCGGAAAAGGGCGAGTGGGTCACGAAATGGGACGGAGCGGACAACACGGAGTTTGAGAGCACAAAGGGCGGGCTTTCGGATGCCATGAAGCGCGCTGCCTATCAATGGGGCATAGGGCGCTATCTCTACAAACTGGACGCCAAGTGGGTGCCCATTAAGCCCGTCGGCAACAAGTCCTATACTCTAGCCGGGCCGCCTCCCGCTCTCCCCGCATGGGCGCTGCCGGAAGGGTACAAATCCCAGCCAAGGCAGCGGCAGGAGCCGCCGAAGTGCGAGGAATGCGGCAGCCATATCCGGCCCACCTCGAAATCAACCGTGGAAGAACTGATCCAGTATGGGCGTGAACATTACGCCGCCCAGCTGTGTGTAGAGTGCATGAAAAAACGACTGGAAGCGAGTAAGAGCGAAAGCGCTTAA
- a CDS encoding host-nuclease inhibitor Gam family protein: MEAYKYEEPKAYEIKDDFEAERALQKIDEINAREQRIVETSRKWIKYYEDVIQDYTDKCSRERAYYLGPLRAYFEGLGPKAKRRGKTQETYDLPSGVLRLKYPASKYVRDDERLLAWLKEQGKEEYIKTKVTETPDWASLKLTTTIHDGQVVDDDGQVVEGVKAEEQPPKFEVERRSWF, translated from the coding sequence ATGGAAGCTTACAAATATGAGGAGCCCAAGGCCTATGAGATTAAGGACGATTTTGAGGCGGAAAGGGCCCTGCAAAAGATCGATGAGATCAATGCCCGGGAACAGCGCATTGTGGAGACCAGCCGCAAATGGATCAAGTACTATGAGGACGTGATCCAGGACTACACCGACAAGTGCAGCCGGGAGCGGGCCTATTACCTTGGGCCGCTCCGCGCCTACTTTGAGGGCCTGGGCCCCAAGGCCAAGCGCAGGGGCAAGACCCAGGAGACCTATGACCTGCCGTCCGGCGTCCTTCGGCTCAAATACCCGGCCTCGAAGTATGTCCGGGATGATGAGCGGCTCCTGGCATGGCTCAAGGAGCAGGGCAAGGAAGAGTACATCAAGACCAAGGTCACCGAGACCCCGGACTGGGCCAGCCTTAAGTTGACAACCACCATCCATGACGGACAGGTGGTGGACGATGACGGACAGGTGGTTGAGGGCGTCAAAGCTGAGGAGCAGCCCCCGAAGTTCGAGGTGGAGAGGAGGAGCTGGTTTTGA
- a CDS encoding regulatory phage cox family protein yields the protein MNVEYMAIVNQDREKAIKAIEAYWKSMEQAMFANMDLRAVPIKRAAEMLGRSPGTIRKMAAEGKLDRVDNSITVESIHRYLHTGGRTGRSRSGYMRIL from the coding sequence ATGAATGTTGAGTACATGGCGATCGTGAATCAAGACCGGGAAAAAGCGATCAAAGCAATTGAGGCCTATTGGAAGTCCATGGAACAGGCCATGTTCGCCAACATGGATCTGCGGGCGGTGCCCATTAAACGGGCCGCTGAGATGCTGGGAAGATCGCCCGGAACCATCCGTAAGATGGCGGCGGAAGGTAAGCTGGACAGGGTGGACAACTCCATTACTGTGGAATCCATCCACCGCTATTTGCACACCGGCGGGCGAACCGGGCGCAGCAGAAGCGGATACATGCGGATCTTGTAA
- a CDS encoding helix-turn-helix transcriptional regulator: protein MVGAAIKAYLDNEGIKYSALAKRTEMPLNTLSAMLNCKRKMTAEEYFRICSALGVDAGYFVDKDF, encoded by the coding sequence ATGGTTGGTGCGGCGATTAAAGCATATTTGGACAATGAAGGTATCAAATATTCGGCTCTTGCAAAACGGACAGAAATGCCATTGAATACACTTAGCGCAATGCTTAACTGTAAGAGAAAAATGACCGCTGAAGAATACTTTCGAATTTGTAGTGCCTTGGGGGTTGACGCCGGTTATTTTGTAGACAAAGATTTCTAA
- a CDS encoding helix-turn-helix domain-containing protein, protein MNSIMDEIAKNLIYYRKQNNYTQKDLAKKLGVANTTVSGWETGASSIDIDTLYQVCKVLGVPVGEMYGKYQTTGMQYSDDEKGLIRDYRNLDERGKGSVRSTVVYELEATKERNRIVPPSYSFAKASSRRNVPILGYTAAGAPIEAIEQEINMPEGEDIPDRATLGLVVRGDSMEPVIKDGSIVWVDGTAIPHSGDIGVFLIDGEATCKKLVKVNGRYVLRSLNSAYDDIEPADWQDVRPVGKVVVPRKDYVFRAARDGSLGPITDPEGIYNNRVEGEIINKRVAQLKKEGKRQPHDEF, encoded by the coding sequence TTGAATTCCATTATGGATGAAATCGCCAAAAATCTTATCTATTATAGAAAGCAAAACAATTATACGCAGAAAGATCTTGCCAAAAAATTGGGAGTGGCAAATACAACAGTTTCCGGTTGGGAAACAGGGGCAAGCTCCATTGATATTGATACTTTATATCAAGTATGCAAAGTTTTGGGGGTCCCGGTAGGAGAAATGTACGGAAAATACCAAACTACAGGAATGCAGTACAGCGATGACGAAAAAGGGCTAATCCGAGATTACCGGAACCTCGATGAGCGTGGTAAGGGGTCTGTCCGCTCTACAGTCGTTTATGAACTCGAAGCGACAAAGGAGCGCAATCGAATTGTGCCTCCTTCTTATTCCTTCGCCAAGGCCTCCAGCCGCCGGAACGTGCCCATATTGGGGTATACCGCTGCCGGCGCACCGATCGAGGCCATTGAACAGGAGATTAATATGCCCGAAGGCGAAGACATCCCGGATCGTGCCACGCTGGGGCTGGTGGTCCGAGGCGATAGCATGGAGCCGGTTATCAAGGACGGGTCCATCGTCTGGGTGGATGGTACGGCCATCCCTCATTCGGGGGACATCGGTGTGTTTTTGATCGACGGCGAGGCCACCTGCAAAAAGCTGGTCAAGGTCAATGGCCGCTATGTTTTGCGGTCCCTCAACTCCGCGTATGATGATATAGAGCCCGCGGACTGGCAGGACGTTCGGCCGGTGGGCAAGGTCGTGGTGCCCCGCAAGGATTACGTATTCCGCGCCGCCCGCGATGGTAGCTTAGGCCCCATAACGGACCCCGAAGGGATTTACAATAACCGGGTAGAGGGCGAAATCATCAACAAACGTGTGGCCCAGCTCAAAAAGGAGGGTAAGCGGCAACCCCATGATGAGTTTTAA
- a CDS encoding ImmA/IrrE family metallo-endopeptidase: MMSFKLVSTWRKAEIKDVVLDLLERARIHRLPVPLYRIVELRPKWTILTVDEAREVGIIIPALQRGGGYTVELNGQIYVIYEPRAVKGRIRWTLAHELGHLFLHHSRIETNLVKEEVEANYFAREVLMPIAVLDELGARTPDQIMRVCNVSRAAAASRASDFGGYHDAYKARHGYTHQDQRFLRQFAAMFREEYSVELYAA; this comes from the coding sequence ATGATGAGTTTTAAATTGGTCTCTACTTGGCGAAAGGCCGAAATCAAGGATGTGGTCCTCGATCTCTTGGAGCGGGCCCGGATCCACCGGCTGCCGGTGCCCCTATACAGGATCGTAGAACTACGCCCCAAATGGACGATCCTGACCGTTGACGAGGCACGCGAGGTTGGTATCATTATCCCGGCGTTGCAGCGCGGCGGTGGGTACACGGTGGAGCTCAACGGTCAGATTTATGTGATCTACGAGCCGCGGGCAGTCAAGGGGCGTATTCGGTGGACGTTGGCTCATGAGCTTGGGCATCTGTTCCTCCACCACTCTCGGATCGAAACAAACCTCGTCAAGGAGGAAGTCGAGGCCAATTACTTTGCGCGAGAGGTCCTGATGCCCATTGCCGTGTTGGATGAGCTGGGCGCACGGACGCCCGATCAGATCATGCGGGTATGTAATGTGTCCCGAGCAGCGGCAGCATCCCGCGCCTCGGACTTTGGCGGCTATCACGACGCCTACAAGGCTCGACATGGATACACTCATCAAGATCAGCGATTCTTGCGGCAGTTTGCCGCCATGTTCCGCGAAGAATACTCTGTGGAGCTGTACGCCGCATAA
- a CDS encoding type II toxin-antitoxin system HicA family toxin, which translates to MKSYSSREVIAKLIADGWYEVSVVGSHHQFKHPVKRGRTTVKHPDKDIPRRTLDSIERQSGLRFR; encoded by the coding sequence ATGAAAAGCTACTCATCGCGAGAGGTCATCGCGAAGCTCATTGCCGATGGGTGGTACGAGGTATCCGTGGTTGGGAGCCATCACCAGTTCAAACACCCCGTAAAACGGGGGCGAACAACGGTTAAACATCCCGACAAAGATATCCCACGGCGCACCCTGGACAGCATAGAGCGACAGTCGGGATTACGATTCAGGTAA
- a CDS encoding type II toxin-antitoxin system HicB family antitoxin encodes MKRPDRYCYPAVFAYDQDQEIAVVFPDLDCATSGADDADALLSARELLGCVMYGREEDGEDIPEPTPLAEVQVADNERAVLIDVYMPSIRLAQINRSVNRTVTLPAWLNAAALERGVNFSQVLQDALKRQIQNDR; translated from the coding sequence ATGAAAAGACCCGATCGGTATTGTTATCCAGCGGTATTTGCCTATGATCAGGACCAAGAGATTGCCGTGGTGTTTCCGGATCTGGATTGCGCCACCAGCGGCGCCGATGACGCCGATGCTCTGTTGTCGGCCCGCGAACTACTGGGTTGTGTGATGTACGGACGCGAGGAGGATGGCGAGGACATCCCCGAGCCCACTCCCCTGGCGGAGGTGCAGGTGGCCGACAATGAGCGTGCTGTGCTGATTGATGTGTATATGCCCTCGATCCGGTTGGCACAGATTAACCGGTCCGTCAACCGCACCGTTACGCTTCCCGCTTGGCTCAATGCCGCGGCGCTGGAGCGTGGGGTAAATTTTTCTCAGGTCCTGCAGGATGCCCTTAAACGACAGATCCAAAATGATCGATAG
- a CDS encoding tyrosine-type recombinase/integrase — MARLTKQADGRYHTTVVVGHDARGKAIRKPIAGRTLKEIDDKREEVLRHYALGGKARAEVLFGEYAAEWYYAITPTIAEKTADGYKGMLNACLIPIFGNRQMRALTPPIIQQEFNNLANQKYSKSYLAKCRTILNRIFKRAVAEGILPVNPLSVVTMPKTKSKPKVVRRAFTPEETTRILRVGSTHPEGLLLLVLYYTGMRPEEVRGLQAEHIDLKRGVIHVRQAITYVSNRTAEDRSLKTPQSRRDIPIPQVLVRALRKRPVFGDNFLFGALKDPSKPISRTSFHKLWTRLMVQTDTPYITPYWFRHNFTSMMVDRGIQPHELMRVTGHASTNILIKVYYHPTEAGIEAANQKVLSAWE; from the coding sequence ATGGCAAGACTGACCAAACAGGCCGATGGGCGATACCACACCACCGTGGTCGTGGGCCACGACGCCAGAGGCAAAGCGATTCGCAAACCCATTGCTGGACGCACCCTTAAAGAAATTGACGATAAGCGCGAAGAAGTGTTGCGCCACTACGCGCTGGGCGGCAAGGCCAGGGCCGAAGTACTCTTTGGTGAGTACGCTGCGGAATGGTATTATGCCATTACACCCACTATAGCGGAAAAAACGGCCGATGGGTATAAAGGCATGCTCAACGCCTGCCTCATACCCATCTTTGGCAACAGGCAGATGAGAGCGCTTACACCTCCGATAATACAGCAAGAATTTAATAATCTTGCAAATCAAAAATATTCAAAGTCTTATCTGGCCAAGTGCCGGACAATTCTCAATCGAATATTCAAGCGGGCTGTGGCCGAAGGGATCCTACCCGTCAATCCCTTATCGGTTGTGACCATGCCCAAAACCAAATCTAAACCCAAAGTCGTTCGCAGAGCCTTTACTCCAGAGGAAACAACCCGTATTCTTCGCGTAGGCAGCACCCATCCCGAGGGGTTGCTTTTGCTGGTGTTGTATTATACGGGAATGCGCCCGGAGGAGGTCCGTGGTCTTCAGGCCGAACATATCGATCTCAAACGTGGGGTTATCCATGTACGGCAAGCGATCACCTATGTTTCGAACCGGACTGCCGAGGACAGGAGCCTCAAAACGCCGCAATCGCGTCGCGATATCCCTATCCCCCAGGTTTTGGTTCGAGCGTTGCGCAAGCGGCCGGTGTTTGGCGACAATTTCCTTTTTGGCGCGCTCAAGGATCCAAGCAAGCCTATTTCCCGCACGAGTTTTCATAAGCTCTGGACGCGCCTTATGGTCCAGACCGACACCCCCTATATTACGCCCTATTGGTTCCGCCACAACTTCACATCCATGATGGTTGATCGCGGTATTCAGCCCCATGAACTGATGCGGGTAACCGGCCACGCCAGTACCAACATTTTGATCAAAGTCTACTACCACCCCACTGAAGCCGGTATTGAAGCTGCAAATCAAAAGGTGCTCAGCGCGTGGGAATAG
- a CDS encoding YfcE family phosphodiesterase, protein MILAVLSDTHGSLIRMKQWMEQLGPVDGIIHLGDHWNDLDKLNADLPCPLYTVKGNCDYGDGDTENILSFMGHRIFITHGHTYRAKMGTALIAERARELGAEAALYGHTHQRDIHYESGVLMMNPGSLGRSLDHPSYGILVVNKEGIVPKLQLLNG, encoded by the coding sequence TTGATTCTTGCTGTTTTATCCGATACCCATGGCAGCCTAATCCGTATGAAGCAGTGGATGGAACAGCTGGGACCGGTGGATGGAATCATTCATTTGGGCGATCACTGGAACGATCTGGATAAACTGAACGCGGACCTGCCCTGTCCCTTGTACACGGTCAAAGGGAACTGCGATTATGGCGATGGGGATACGGAGAATATTCTGAGCTTTATGGGGCATAGGATATTTATCACCCATGGACATACCTATCGGGCCAAAATGGGTACCGCGCTCATTGCGGAACGGGCACGGGAACTTGGAGCTGAGGCGGCCTTGTATGGCCATACGCATCAGCGGGATATCCATTATGAAAGCGGCGTTTTGATGATGAATCCGGGGAGTTTGGGAAGATCGCTGGATCATCCTTCCTATGGGATTTTGGTGGTGAACAAGGAAGGAATCGTACCGAAGCTTCAGCTCTTGAATGGTTAG
- a CDS encoding XTP/dITP diphosphatase gives MRLMIASNNQGKVREIKEILGPFFDDVISLKEGGYVIDVVEDGVTFEENAAKKAREVMELTGYAALADDSGLAVDALNGAPGVYSARFSGEGATDAKNNAKLLELMKDVPAAERSARFICCMALAVPGKPIRTVQGSCEGSVLFQPRGEGGFGYDPLFFVPGEGGTFSEISMEVKNKISHRGKALRAVLAILEEEGL, from the coding sequence ATGCGGCTTATGATCGCTTCCAACAATCAGGGCAAGGTGCGGGAGATCAAAGAAATTCTGGGACCCTTCTTCGACGATGTGATTTCTTTGAAGGAGGGCGGATATGTCATCGATGTGGTGGAGGATGGCGTAACGTTCGAGGAGAACGCGGCAAAGAAGGCGCGGGAGGTGATGGAACTTACCGGTTATGCTGCGCTGGCCGACGATTCGGGCTTGGCCGTGGATGCGCTGAACGGTGCTCCGGGTGTCTATTCGGCCCGGTTCAGCGGAGAAGGCGCGACCGATGCAAAGAACAATGCCAAGCTTCTGGAACTCATGAAGGATGTGCCGGCGGCGGAGCGCAGTGCCAGGTTCATATGCTGTATGGCGCTGGCTGTGCCGGGAAAACCTATTCGTACGGTTCAGGGGAGCTGTGAGGGAAGCGTCCTTTTTCAGCCGCGGGGCGAGGGCGGCTTTGGTTATGATCCCTTGTTTTTTGTGCCCGGCGAGGGCGGAACCTTTTCGGAGATTTCCATGGAAGTCAAAAATAAAATCAGCCATCGGGGAAAGGCTTTGCGGGCTGTGCTTGCGATTCTGGAGGAGGAAGGACTTTGA
- a CDS encoding GerMN domain-containing protein encodes MRKTGWLLVVCVLMMGLCLAGCGSEDERVISSPVASGDLSIEDQTTSASGMRETLLYVQNENGQMVPVMKEIPWTEGIGKAALEQLVIDGPGATSLAANGLKGVIPPDTDISLSIKDGVAEAAFSKEALELDSAVAEKNFTTGVVNTLTEFPTIDEVKITVEGSEGKLPFGSDLAEAFSPMDLNVETMAQGLDVNATEKVTVFFLDQNRKVWVPVTRLVPQGSGFEGAVEEIIKGPDANSGLISPFPEGVTIKEVKLENGAATVNFSKELNEALKDEDGGIACVKALVLTSMTFGDIQQLNIQVEGKNFDALKKFDGAPTFANIID; translated from the coding sequence ATGAGAAAGACTGGTTGGTTACTCGTGGTGTGCGTTCTAATGATGGGGCTTTGCCTGGCGGGCTGCGGATCGGAGGACGAACGAGTCATCTCTTCGCCCGTGGCTTCGGGAGACCTGAGCATTGAAGATCAAACGACTTCGGCATCGGGCATGCGGGAGACGCTGCTTTATGTGCAAAATGAAAATGGCCAGATGGTGCCCGTCATGAAGGAAATCCCCTGGACCGAGGGTATCGGCAAAGCGGCTTTGGAACAACTGGTGATCGATGGCCCCGGCGCGACCTCTCTCGCGGCCAATGGCCTCAAAGGCGTGATTCCTCCGGACACGGATATTTCACTGTCCATCAAGGACGGCGTGGCGGAAGCGGCGTTCAGCAAGGAAGCCTTGGAACTGGACAGCGCAGTGGCCGAGAAAAATTTCACCACCGGCGTCGTCAACACGCTGACGGAATTTCCGACCATTGACGAGGTGAAGATCACCGTTGAGGGTTCGGAAGGAAAACTTCCCTTCGGCAGTGATTTGGCCGAGGCCTTCTCTCCCATGGATCTCAATGTGGAAACCATGGCTCAGGGACTGGATGTCAACGCAACGGAAAAGGTGACGGTGTTCTTCCTGGATCAGAACCGGAAAGTGTGGGTGCCGGTCACCCGTCTCGTTCCCCAGGGCAGCGGCTTTGAGGGCGCGGTGGAGGAGATCATCAAAGGGCCCGACGCCAACAGCGGCCTCATCAGCCCTTTCCCGGAAGGCGTGACCATCAAGGAAGTGAAACTGGAGAACGGCGCTGCCACGGTGAATTTCTCCAAGGAGCTCAATGAGGCGCTAAAGGATGAGGACGGCGGAATCGCCTGCGTCAAAGCGTTGGTGCTCACGTCCATGACCTTTGGAGATATTCAGCAGCTCAATATTCAGGTGGAGGGCAAGAACTTCGATGCATTGAAGAAGTTTGACGGCGCGCCTACCTTTGCCAATATCATCGATTGA
- a CDS encoding Rqc2 family fibronectin-binding protein has protein sequence MPLDGIMLRSVVTELQEKLTGGRIDRVLQPENDEIHLVIRSQGENQRLLLSASPNNARIHLTAGSKPNPMTPPMFCMLLRKHLVNAKILEIRQMGMERAVELRIETIDELGDRSPRRLIVEAMGRNSNIILIGKNDRILDSVRRVDEQMSRVREILPGLPYENPPELGKSDPLAADEASFRAIFAEPAHAKLDKCLAGAYLGLSLPSAQEILYRALGEDIPLAGNLTAEQISALWRAFGAFYDDVRAARFSPVLLERDGEAADLFPFIYCSKAHEHLVQAASPSEAADRYYAARDRRARVTQRSANLVRVVKNNIERCQKKIQIQQDTLADCAHSEQYRIRGDLITANLHGLTRGMTCARVQNYYSPDLEMLDIPMDPQRTPAQNAQRYYKRYNKLKKAFDTTTEQLAAAKEELSYLEGQLDNLDKCTEADELLEIRDELARLGYLRKLPDKKKASRPSLSRPHHYQTGDGLDVYVGKNNVQNDWLTLRFADGNDYWFHTKNIPGSHVILKTQGKEPPGSSIQEAAALAAWYSKGKGGAQVPVDYTPRKFIKKPAGARPGYVIYFQNRTLYITPSEETIKRLKRLEDI, from the coding sequence ATGCCTTTGGATGGAATTATGCTGCGCAGCGTGGTCACCGAGCTTCAGGAGAAGCTTACCGGCGGAAGGATAGACCGCGTGCTGCAGCCCGAAAATGATGAGATTCACCTGGTGATTCGAAGTCAGGGCGAAAATCAACGCCTGCTTTTGTCCGCCAGCCCCAACAACGCCCGCATCCATCTGACCGCGGGTTCCAAACCCAATCCCATGACCCCGCCCATGTTCTGCATGCTTCTTCGCAAGCATCTCGTTAACGCCAAGATCCTGGAGATCAGGCAGATGGGTATGGAGCGGGCAGTGGAACTTCGGATTGAAACCATCGATGAGCTTGGCGACCGCAGTCCAAGGCGGCTGATCGTGGAGGCCATGGGCAGAAACAGCAATATCATTTTGATCGGCAAAAACGATCGTATTCTGGACAGCGTGCGCCGGGTGGATGAACAGATGAGCCGGGTACGGGAAATTCTGCCCGGCCTGCCCTATGAAAATCCGCCGGAGCTTGGCAAAAGTGATCCCCTCGCCGCCGATGAGGCCTCCTTTCGTGCCATCTTTGCCGAACCCGCCCATGCCAAGCTGGATAAATGCCTGGCGGGTGCGTATTTGGGACTTTCACTGCCCTCCGCTCAGGAGATCCTGTACCGGGCTCTCGGCGAAGACATACCTCTGGCAGGGAATCTTACGGCGGAACAGATTTCCGCTCTTTGGCGGGCTTTTGGCGCCTTCTACGACGACGTCCGGGCAGCACGCTTCTCGCCCGTGCTGCTGGAACGGGACGGCGAAGCTGCGGATCTGTTTCCCTTCATCTATTGCTCCAAGGCCCATGAGCATCTGGTTCAGGCCGCATCACCCAGTGAAGCGGCGGACCGGTATTATGCCGCCCGTGACCGCAGGGCGCGGGTCACCCAGCGCAGTGCCAACCTGGTTCGAGTGGTTAAAAACAACATCGAACGCTGTCAAAAGAAAATTCAGATTCAGCAGGACACCTTGGCGGACTGCGCTCATTCGGAGCAGTACCGGATTAGGGGCGATCTCATCACGGCCAATCTGCATGGGTTGACCCGAGGCATGACGTGCGCACGGGTGCAAAACTATTACAGCCCCGACCTTGAAATGCTGGATATTCCCATGGACCCCCAGCGTACGCCGGCACAAAATGCCCAGCGTTATTACAAACGATACAACAAGCTCAAAAAGGCCTTTGACACCACCACCGAACAGCTGGCTGCGGCCAAGGAAGAGCTGAGTTACCTGGAGGGGCAGCTGGACAACCTGGATAAATGCACCGAGGCCGATGAACTTCTGGAGATTCGGGATGAACTGGCGCGGCTTGGGTATCTTCGAAAACTGCCTGATAAGAAGAAGGCCTCCCGGCCCTCCCTGTCCCGGCCCCATCATTATCAAACCGGTGACGGTCTTGATGTGTATGTCGGAAAAAACAATGTGCAGAACGACTGGCTCACCCTCCGCTTTGCCGATGGGAACGACTACTGGTTTCATACGAAAAACATCCCCGGTTCCCATGTGATTCTTAAGACTCAGGGCAAAGAGCCGCCGGGCTCCTCCATACAGGAAGCGGCGGCGCTGGCGGCTTGGTATTCCAAGGGCAAGGGCGGTGCGCAGGTGCCGGTGGACTACACACCCCGGAAATTCATCAAAAAGCCTGCCGGTGCCCGGCCGGGATATGTGATCTATTTTCAGAATCGCACCCTCTATATCACGCCTTCGGAGGAAACCATCAAGCGATTAAAGCGATTGGAAGATATATAA
- the pyrE gene encoding orotate phosphoribosyltransferase: MKKEEALDILRKSGAMLEGHFRLTSGLHSNRYMQCAQLFKSPEYSRILCEDLVNKFEGTKIDLVVGPAMGGMIMAYEVARQMGVPNIFAERENGVMTFRRGFRVPEGARVLITEDVVTTGGSVREVMKLVEEAGAEVVAVGVVVDRSEGAVDFGVPMQAVLSMKVEAFKPEECPLCKEGVPVVKPGSRPVK, translated from the coding sequence ATGAAAAAAGAAGAGGCATTGGATATTCTGCGCAAATCGGGCGCTATGCTGGAGGGGCATTTTCGCCTGACCAGCGGACTGCACAGCAACCGTTACATGCAGTGCGCCCAGCTTTTCAAGAGCCCTGAATATAGCCGCATCCTCTGCGAAGATTTGGTGAACAAGTTTGAGGGCACAAAGATCGATCTGGTGGTGGGACCGGCCATGGGCGGCATGATTATGGCCTATGAAGTGGCCCGCCAAATGGGGGTCCCGAACATCTTCGCCGAACGTGAAAATGGCGTGATGACCTTTCGCCGCGGCTTCAGAGTCCCGGAAGGCGCCAGGGTGCTCATTACCGAGGACGTGGTTACCACCGGCGGATCGGTGCGCGAGGTCATGAAGCTGGTGGAAGAAGCGGGCGCCGAGGTCGTGGCCGTGGGCGTCGTGGTGGACCGAAGCGAGGGTGCTGTGGATTTTGGCGTGCCCATGCAGGCGGTTCTCAGCATGAAGGTGGAGGCCTTTAAGCCGGAGGAATGTCCCCTCTGCAAGGAAGGCGTGCCGGTGGTCAAGCCGGGAAGCCGTCCCGTAAAATAA
- a CDS encoding dihydroorotate dehydrogenase: MDLLVNLCGVKLKNPVIAASGTFGFGAEYDEYYDISLLGGISVKGLTLLPRQGNPPPRIAETAAGMLNSVGLQNPGLSAFLSDELPKLRQKNTAVIANVAGATLEDYENMAKGLQGADVDLVELNISCPNVKEGGVAFGIRPAMVEEVTKRFKKHCEQPLMVKLSPNVADITDNARAAEDGGADAVSLINTLTGMAIDIETRKPVLANVTGGLSGPAVKPVALRMVYQVAKSVKIPVVGMGGIETGEDAVEFLLAGATAVMVGTANLSDPMACPKVIQGIKAYLERHHLSGVQEIIGKLEA, encoded by the coding sequence ATGGATCTATTGGTAAACCTCTGCGGCGTCAAACTGAAGAACCCTGTCATCGCTGCCTCGGGCACCTTCGGCTTTGGTGCAGAGTATGACGAATACTACGATATCTCCCTGCTTGGCGGAATAAGCGTGAAAGGCCTTACATTACTGCCTAGACAGGGGAATCCCCCTCCAAGGATTGCTGAAACTGCAGCGGGTATGCTGAACAGCGTGGGTCTGCAGAATCCGGGCCTTTCGGCCTTCCTTTCGGATGAACTTCCCAAGCTTCGTCAAAAGAACACGGCGGTCATCGCCAACGTTGCGGGAGCGACCCTGGAGGATTACGAGAACATGGCTAAAGGCCTGCAGGGCGCCGATGTGGATCTGGTGGAGCTCAATATCTCCTGCCCCAACGTGAAGGAGGGCGGCGTGGCATTCGGCATCCGTCCCGCCATGGTGGAGGAGGTCACGAAGCGGTTCAAAAAGCATTGCGAGCAGCCTCTCATGGTCAAGCTTTCTCCCAACGTGGCCGACATCACGGACAATGCCCGTGCAGCGGAGGACGGCGGCGCCGACGCGGTCTCCCTCATCAATACGCTGACCGGTATGGCCATTGATATCGAGACAAGAAAGCCCGTTTTGGCCAATGTGACCGGCGGCCTGTCCGGTCCGGCGGTGAAACCGGTGGCCCTTCGCATGGTCTATCAAGTGGCTAAGAGCGTGAAGATTCCGGTGGTGGGCATGGGCGGCATCGAGACCGGCGAGGATGCCGTGGAATTTCTGCTGGCCGGAGCCACGGCGGTGATGGTGGGAACGGCCAACCTCAGCGATCCCATGGCCTGTCCCAAAGTGATTCAAGGCATCAAGGCCTATTTGGAACGTCATCACTTGAGCGGAGTCCAGGAAATTATCGGAAAACTGGAAGCATAG